GGCCTCGTCGAAGGCGATCGCCTCCCACGGTCCCCATGAGCGGGCGGTTTTGTGGTCGTCGGCTCGCAGCGCCGCAAAAGCGCCCAAAATGCAACCGAGGGTGAGGAGCGAGAGAAAGCGGAAGCGGTTCATGCCGCCAAACTGGCACGAACCGCCGTCGCGGCAAGCCGCCGCTGCGTCACAATTTGTAGCCGGGTCGCCTCAGCGCTCGACCGGATACGCCCCGATCTGTCCCTCCTCGGCGCCGATCAACTCCGCGATGCGCGCCGGGATCTCGCCACCGGCACCCGCCGCGGGGAAATCAGTCGAGAGCTCAAAACGCTTGAGGTGCAGGCCGTGGAAGAGCGGACCGAAATAGCCGTTCAACTCCTGGCCATGCGGATCCACCGCCGGCACCACCGCCTGCAGGTCCGCCAACGTGGCAAACTTCGCCTGCGCGTCTTCGTCGTCCGGCACCGGCGCCCACGTGTAGAGCTCGGTCGGTTCGTCGCCGAGGCGCACGTAAACGTTGTGATCAAAAGTAACCTGCGCGTCGGTCAGTTTACCGGCGAGCTTGGCTTCCTGCTGGACGCGCACCACGCCGTCTTCGACCGCACCGTCCGTCACGAAGAGGTTGTTGCGCACTTCGTGGTCGACGCGCTCATCGACGTCGGGACCGCTCGCCGGATGCCAGTCGAAGTGATCGCCGTCGGCGCTGCGGCTCGTGCGGGTGACGCGCATGGAAGAGTTCACGAACGTGTTGTTGAACACCTTGGCGCCGGAACTATTGAGCACCCAGGCGTCGCTGTTCACGAAGACGTTGCCCGCCACCGTGACGCCCTTGGAGATTTCGAAGAAGAAGCCGTTGTAGCCGTCCTCGATCCAGTTGTTGATGAACACGCCGTCGACGTTGCCCACGTCATACCAGATGCCGTTGGAGCCGGGGTTTTCGGTGAGCAGGTTGTCCCGCACGACGACGCGGCGCGTCTGGTTGAAAATCTTCACCGCGGCCGGGAAGTAACCCTGGATGCCCTCGACGTTGTTGCGGCGGAAAATGTTCTTCTCCAGCAGCGCGTCGTCGGAAGCCAGGATGAAGATGCCTTCGGTGCTGGTGTCGCTGATGAGGTTGTGGCGAAAGACCATGTTATCGCCGCGGAAGTAACCCGCTACGCGCGAGCAGTGCGTGATCGTGCAGTGCTCCAGCGTCGTGCCGATGACGTCGTTGCCGTGCTTTTCCTCGGGCGAGATCTCCTCGGGATCGTAGCCCTCGATCTCGATCGCACGGTAGGCGTATTGGGTCATGGTCAGGCCTCGCAGCACCGGGCCTTTGCCATCGCTCGACTTGCCGTGCACGTCCCCGATGGTGCGGGTGAGCGCGTTGTCGAAGGCGGTGATCTCCACGGTGTGCTCCGCCGGATCGACCGCGATGTAGATGTTACCGTTGTCGTAATCGACCGAGAAGGAGCCCTCCTCAACCTCGCCTTCCCAACCGACCGTCTTCAACGGTTTGCCGTCGACGAAAACCATGTCGTTGTTGAAGAGCCACTGCGGGGTCGTCGCACCGAAAGTCCCGCGCGTCCACCAACCCTGCGGCTTGAGCGGGAAGAGGTGCTCCCAAGCAATACGGTAGAGTCCGTTCCGCTGTTTCTCGGCCTGCTCGGCGTCGACCACGTAGGTGCCCTTCAAAATCGGTCGCTCGTCCTCGAACGCCTGCATCGTGATGCCCTGATTGAGCTGCAGGTTGCCCGTGCGATAAATGCCTCCGCGCAGGATGATGGCATCGCCCGTGACCACGCGACTGATCGCCGCTTCGATCGTCGTCGGTGCGTCGAGACTGTTGCCGGTCGCGTCGGCGTCGCCGTGCGGCGCCACATAATACACCGTGCCGGCGGTGCTCGGGATCGTATAGGTTTGCTGGATCGGGCCGTAGGGACCGCCAGAAGGCGCCGCAAAAACAGCCGTGGCGAGGACGCTCATCAAAGAAAGCGCCGCAGGAAGGAGTCGGGTCAGGGTCATGGGAGGAAAACGGGGGACGAGGGGTGGGCCCTAAGCGATGCCCGCTTTCCGCCCGCGCGCAACCGAACCCGCTCCGCAAACTATAGAACCACGGAGACTTGCCGCAGTCAGCGTTGACCCCGCCCCCTGCCCCGCTTGCGATGCCCCGCGAATGTCCGCCCTCACGCCCGCCAAGCCCACCCAGCGCGTCGCCGCCACCGCGATCAACGCCGTCATCATCGTCGCCTTCGCCGTCTTCGCGGAGTGGATTGCCGCCACCTCGACGGCGCCGACGGCCACCGCCCGGGCCTACGTGGCGTCACAGGCCCTCTTCGGGCTCTCGGCCATTTTCTGGCTCATCTGCGGGCAGGCTCGCAGCAGTCCCGGCCTGATGGCCATGAAACTGAAACTGGTGCAGGCCGAAACCCCCGGCACCCGTCCAACCCTGATCACCTGCCTGCTGCGCCCGCTGCCCTTCTTCATCGTGGTCGCGATCATCGTCGCACCAACCTCGCTGATCCCGCGCGCCATCGCCGCCTTTCACTTCATCCTGGTGCTGATCGGCGCCCTTTTCCTGGCGGCAAATTCCACCCCCATCTGGAGCGGCGACGACCGCCGCAGCCTGCTCGACAAGTGGCTCAAAGTCCGCGTCGTGCAGAAGTGAGGTGGGGTCGGACCGCCGGGCCGACCGCGTCGCATCCCCAACCGACTCCTCTAAAAACAGCGGGCCCGGCGGTCCCGCCCTACCGTCATTGGCGCCGCTTGCCGCGCTCCATCAGCTCCACGATCGCGTCGACGTCGTAAACGCAGCCGCCCCAGCTGCCGCCACTGGCGCTCTGCAGCGCGGCCCACAAACGCGTGTCCGCCGGCACGCGCGGATCAGGCTTCAACGCCGGATTGGTCGGCCGCGCCGCCAAGTCCTCCGCCGTCACACCGACCACATCGACCGTGCCCTCTAGCGCGCGTGTATCGATGCGAATCCGCAGGCGGTCGCCGTCCCTCACTTTGCCGATCGGCCCACCGGCCCACGCCTCCGGACTCACATGTCCGATACACGCGCCCGTCGACACGCCTGAAAAACGCCCATCCGTCACCAGCGCGATCTGGTCGCCGCCCTTCACGTGTTTGAGCGCCGAGGTCACCTGATAGGTTTCCGGCATCCCGGAGCCCGGACCGATGCCAATGAGAACCATGATGTCACCCGGCTGAACCGCGCCGGTTTTGATCGCTGCAATCGCCGCCGCCTCGCTCGGATACACCCGCGCCGGCCCCTCGTGGTCGTAAACTCCATCGGAATCCAAGCGTGTCGGTGAAATCGCCGTGCTCTTCACCAGCGCCCCCTCCGGCGCGAGATTGCCCCCCAGGAAGGTCACCGTGCTGGTGAGGCCACGCTGCTGCGCCCGTTCGGCATTCATGATCACGTGGTCGGGGTCGATCCCGTCAAACTCGGTCAGCTTCGCGCGCAGCCGCTGACGCCGTTCACTGCCTTCCCACCATGCCAAATTCTCCCCCAGTGTGCGGCCCGTGACCGTCGGCGCGTCGAGTTTGAGCAAACCCAAGTCGCGCAGATGCAGCATCATCTCCGGCACGCCACCGGCGAGGAACACTTGCACCGTCGCGTAGTGCTGCGGTCCGTTGGGCAACGCGTCCACCAAGCGCGGCACCTCACGGTTGATGCGGGACCAATCGGCCACGGTCGGGCGCGGCAACCCGGCCGCGTGCGCGATCGCCGGCACGTGCAGCACCAGGTTGGTCGATCCTCCCACCGCCGCGTGGCAGACCATCGCGTTGTGCAGCGAATCCCTCGTGAGCAGGTCGCGCGTCGTGGTGCCGGCCTGCTCCAAACCCATCAACGCCAGCGCCGACCGCCGTGCCATGTCGCGCCAGATCGGCGCGCCCGATGGACTCAGCGCCGAGTGCGGCAGGGCCAACCCCAGCGCTTCGGCCACGACCTGCGTCGTCGCCGCCGTGCCCATAAACTGACACCCGCCCCCCGGCGAACCACAGGCGCGACAACCCATCTCGGCCGCATGATCGAGCGTGATCTCGTCCCGCGCAAACCGCGCCGCCAGCGTCTGCACTTTGGCCGTATCTTCCGCTTCCTCCGCCAGCAGCGTCACACCGCCCGGCACCAGCACCGTCGGCAGATCCGGCGTGCCGGCCAACGCCATCAACATGGCCGGCAGACCTTTGTCGCAGGTCGCCACGCCGAGCACGCCGTGCCGCGTAGGCAGCGAACGGATCAGGCGGCGAAACACCACCGCGGCGTCATTGCGATACGGCAGGCTGTCGAGCATGCCGGCGGTGCCGTTGGTGCGGCCGTCGCACGGGTCACTCACGTAAGCCGCAAACGGAATCGCCCCCTGCGACGCGAAGACCTTGGCCGCCTCCTCCATGAGCAGACCGACCTCCCAGTGCCCCGTGTGGTAACCCAGCGCGATCGGCTGACCATCCGGCGCACGCAGCCCCCCCTGGGTGCTCAGCACCAGAAACTGTTTGCCGCGCAGCTTGGCCGGGTCCCAGCCCATGCCGGCATTCTGCGTCCAACCAAACAACTCGCCACTGGCCATCGCGCGCAATTGCTCGGCGCCGAGCGGCAGGCGTCCCGTCGGACCGGGCGCGGTGGTGCGCAGTTCGTAGATGGACGGATCGCCCGATTCAAAAACAGGTAGGGTCGCCATGGGGTATGGGGCGCGCCGGGTTGAACCGGCTGGTTTATTGCGTGATCGCGTTCACCAGCGTGCCCGCCGGTTCGATGGTGATGCGCACCTCATCGCCGACCTCGAGCGTGAACTCGTCCGGCGGCACGATACCCGTGCCGGTCATCAGAAACGCTCCGCAGGGGAAACTGTTGTCGCGGAACAACCACTCCGCCAGCGACGGCAACGGGCGTTTCAATTGATCGAGCTTCGTCGCGTCCGCAAAAACCGTTTCGCCACCGCGAACCAACTCGAGCCTGATCTCTGTCTCCGGTCCCGGCAGCGTATCCGACACGACGATACACGGCCCGATCGCCGCACTGCGGGCATAGGTCTTGGCCTGCGGCAGGTAGAGCGGATTCTCGCCCTCGATGTCGCGCGAGCTCATGTCGTTGCCGACCGTGAAGCCAAAAACCTTACCGGTTGCACTGATCGCGAGCGTCAACTCCGGCTCCGGCACATTCCACTTCGAGTCGGCGCGAATTTTCACCGCATCGCCCGGTGCAACCACCCGCTGCGGGGTCGCCTTAAAAAACAGCTCCGGTCGCGGCGCATCGTAAACCCGGTCGTAGAAATCACCGCCACCCGCGTCTTTCGACTCCTCCATGCGCGCCGTGCGGCTGCGGTAGTAGGTCACACCTGCCGCCCAGACCTCCTGGTTTTCGATGAGCTTGCTGGCCGGGCCGAGCGCCTCCACCACGACGCCCGCCGCAAACGCATCGCGCGTCGCGGCCACGGGATCGGTGGCGGTGAACAAAGCATCAAAGCCAAACTCGGCCGGAGCCTGTTTGAGCACACCTGCGTTCTCGATGACGAGAGCACCATCGGAGGGGTAAACACGATAGAGCGATGACATGGGGGCGGAGAGAAACCCATCGCCCAGCACAATACACCCTAAAAAGGAGCCGCCGCTGCGCTATGTTTTGAACGTTAGCTCAATCGAAAGTCTTGCATCACGCCGCTTGCGCCAACGCGGGACGTGTTCATGATTCCCAGTATACCCCAACGACCGGCACGCGGTCCCATCTGTCCGCCCTGCCGTCGCCCCCACGGTCCTGTCACCGTTTGTTCCGCTGGCCCTCTCTCGACTCAAGCGTTCCTCCCAAACTTGTCCGCGCCATGTATGGAACTCCTCCCCCCGATCTCGACGACGCCGCCACCAAACAGGCTCGCATCGAGATCATCCCGTTGATCGATGTGATCTTCTTTTTGCTGGCGACCTTCGTGCTGTTCACCCTCTCGCTCGACCGCACGCAGATCATTCCCCTCAACCTGCCCAAAGTCGAAACGCCTCCGGACCGAATCATCATCGAGCCCGCCGAGCCGGTCTACCTGCAGGTTTCCGATCGCGGCAACTACTACTGGGATCAGGAACTCATCTCCTTCCCCGAAGTGAAGCTGCGTCTCGCCCAGTATGCCACCGAGCACGACCCCAAGATCATGCTCACCTCCGACGACCGGGCCAACTACGGCGACGCCATCCGGCTCCTCGACGCCGTGCGCGCCGCCGGTATTGACCAAGTGTCGATGGAAACCCGCTTCCGTCGCACCGGCCAGTAGAACCGGCCTCACACCTCCGCGGTTGCATTCGCCCCAAATGTAGCCGCGGCCGTGTCGGCCGCGCCATTGGGACCGCCGACGCCCTCGTCGGCTTCACCCTCCGCTACTCCGCCAGCACACGTCGATACAGCGCTTCGTATTCCGGCACGATGCGCTCGGTCGAAAACAGGTCCCGCGCCCGCTGCCGCGCCTTTGCGCCCATCGCCTCCCGCAGGGCATCATCACTGAGCAACCGGTCCAACGCTCCCGCCACCGCCGCACTGTCGCCGGCCGGCACCAGCAAAGCAGAGCAGTCATGCTCCATCACTTCCGGGATGCCACCCACGCGCGTCGACACGCTCGGGCAGCCAAAGTTGGCCGCCTCCAAAATGCTTAGGCAAAAACTCTCTGAGTCGGACGTAAACACACCGACGTCCGCCGCCTGCAGGTAATCCTCCACCACCGACACGCTCTCGCGCAGCACGATGGTGTCCTGCAGCCCTAGCTGGCGCACGAGACCTTGGTGTTGCGTAAACGAACCACCGGCGAGGACCACGACCTTAAAACGCTCCCGGTTGGGCACCTGCGCCAGCGCCTTGAGCATCACATCGATCCGCTTCACCGGGCGCAGATTGGACAGGTGCAGCACCAACTTCTGCCCCGGCTTCACGCCCAGCTCCTTGCGCACCGCCTCGCGGCTGCGCGCCGCCGGCCGCGGATCGAAGAAGTTGTGAATGACATCGATCTCGCGCTGCACGCCAATGATGCGGTGGGTCTCTCGTCGCAGAAA
This portion of the Actomonas aquatica genome encodes:
- a CDS encoding right-handed parallel beta-helix repeat-containing protein, translated to MTLTRLLPAALSLMSVLATAVFAAPSGGPYGPIQQTYTIPSTAGTVYYVAPHGDADATGNSLDAPTTIEAAISRVVTGDAIILRGGIYRTGNLQLNQGITMQAFEDERPILKGTYVVDAEQAEKQRNGLYRIAWEHLFPLKPQGWWTRGTFGATTPQWLFNNDMVFVDGKPLKTVGWEGEVEEGSFSVDYDNGNIYIAVDPAEHTVEITAFDNALTRTIGDVHGKSSDGKGPVLRGLTMTQYAYRAIEIEGYDPEEISPEEKHGNDVIGTTLEHCTITHCSRVAGYFRGDNMVFRHNLISDTSTEGIFILASDDALLEKNIFRRNNVEGIQGYFPAAVKIFNQTRRVVVRDNLLTENPGSNGIWYDVGNVDGVFINNWIEDGYNGFFFEISKGVTVAGNVFVNSDAWVLNSSGAKVFNNTFVNSSMRVTRTSRSADGDHFDWHPASGPDVDERVDHEVRNNLFVTDGAVEDGVVRVQQEAKLAGKLTDAQVTFDHNVYVRLGDEPTELYTWAPVPDDEDAQAKFATLADLQAVVPAVDPHGQELNGYFGPLFHGLHLKRFELSTDFPAAGAGGEIPARIAELIGAEEGQIGAYPVER
- a CDS encoding RDD family protein encodes the protein MSALTPAKPTQRVAATAINAVIIVAFAVFAEWIAATSTAPTATARAYVASQALFGLSAIFWLICGQARSSPGLMAMKLKLVQAETPGTRPTLITCLLRPLPFFIVVAIIVAPTSLIPRAIAAFHFILVLIGALFLAANSTPIWSGDDRRSLLDKWLKVRVVQK
- a CDS encoding YjhG/YagF family D-xylonate dehydratase codes for the protein MATLPVFESGDPSIYELRTTAPGPTGRLPLGAEQLRAMASGELFGWTQNAGMGWDPAKLRGKQFLVLSTQGGLRAPDGQPIALGYHTGHWEVGLLMEEAAKVFASQGAIPFAAYVSDPCDGRTNGTAGMLDSLPYRNDAAVVFRRLIRSLPTRHGVLGVATCDKGLPAMLMALAGTPDLPTVLVPGGVTLLAEEAEDTAKVQTLAARFARDEITLDHAAEMGCRACGSPGGGCQFMGTAATTQVVAEALGLALPHSALSPSGAPIWRDMARRSALALMGLEQAGTTTRDLLTRDSLHNAMVCHAAVGGSTNLVLHVPAIAHAAGLPRPTVADWSRINREVPRLVDALPNGPQHYATVQVFLAGGVPEMMLHLRDLGLLKLDAPTVTGRTLGENLAWWEGSERRQRLRAKLTEFDGIDPDHVIMNAERAQQRGLTSTVTFLGGNLAPEGALVKSTAISPTRLDSDGVYDHEGPARVYPSEAAAIAAIKTGAVQPGDIMVLIGIGPGSGMPETYQVTSALKHVKGGDQIALVTDGRFSGVSTGACIGHVSPEAWAGGPIGKVRDGDRLRIRIDTRALEGTVDVVGVTAEDLAARPTNPALKPDPRVPADTRLWAALQSASGGSWGGCVYDVDAIVELMERGKRRQ
- a CDS encoding fumarylacetoacetate hydrolase family protein; protein product: MSSLYRVYPSDGALVIENAGVLKQAPAEFGFDALFTATDPVAATRDAFAAGVVVEALGPASKLIENQEVWAAGVTYYRSRTARMEESKDAGGGDFYDRVYDAPRPELFFKATPQRVVAPGDAVKIRADSKWNVPEPELTLAISATGKVFGFTVGNDMSSRDIEGENPLYLPQAKTYARSAAIGPCIVVSDTLPGPETEIRLELVRGGETVFADATKLDQLKRPLPSLAEWLFRDNSFPCGAFLMTGTGIVPPDEFTLEVGDEVRITIEPAGTLVNAITQ
- a CDS encoding ExbD/TolR family protein, which translates into the protein MYGTPPPDLDDAATKQARIEIIPLIDVIFFLLATFVLFTLSLDRTQIIPLNLPKVETPPDRIIIEPAEPVYLQVSDRGNYYWDQELISFPEVKLRLAQYATEHDPKIMLTSDDRANYGDAIRLLDAVRAAGIDQVSMETRFRRTGQ
- the bshA gene encoding N-acetyl-alpha-D-glucosaminyl L-malate synthase BshA, whose protein sequence is MDTRPLRIGIICYPSVGGSGILASGLGDELAARGHEVHFISYERPFRLKPGNERVYFHPVEISSYELFKYPDYTLPLSVKLAEVAQTFDLDILHAHYAVPHATAAILARSMLPEGKRPAVVTTLHGTDTTLLGRDPGYAPAIGYALEQSDAVTAVSDFLRRETHRIIGVQREIDVIHNFFDPRPAARSREAVRKELGVKPGQKLVLHLSNLRPVKRIDVMLKALAQVPNRERFKVVVLAGGSFTQHQGLVRQLGLQDTIVLRESVSVVEDYLQAADVGVFTSDSESFCLSILEAANFGCPSVSTRVGGIPEVMEHDCSALLVPAGDSAAVAGALDRLLSDDALREAMGAKARQRARDLFSTERIVPEYEALYRRVLAE